The genomic region GCAGTGGGGAATACAAGAGGCCATGTCTGGGGAAAGATGTAATGTCTTTTATTAGACCCAAATGATAccattggggaaaaaatactgCCAAGCTGTCAGGCACACAACCCCTTCCTCAAGGCAGAAGAGGCCATGTAGGGCCATCAGGGAAATCCAGCTGCTTCATCCTTCAGGGCTTAGTGGCTGCTCCAGTTCCATGGCCTCATGATCCTGCTTGCCTTCACATTCTTCAGCAGCTCATCATCATTCCAGCTTCACCCTGACTCATCATAAAtatttgctgcttctgctgcccaCATGCTGCCTTCTCCAGAGCTGGCACTCGAGGAAAAAACATCTGAGGTTCTGTGATGTGCCCATCCAGTAGCAGATCACAGGGAACAGCCCCACCATGACAGAAATGGGGGTAAGGCAGACAGGTCAGATCCACATGGATTGTCATTTTCAAGAAGAGGATGCTGACATGTCCCTTGTGCTCCAGCCACTCCTGCAAAttgtcacagcagcagtgacagcagtttTTCTCGCTGTCCTGTAACTCCCAGCTCAGTGACATAGGGCTACAGCAAAGTCAGAAAAATGTGGCTGAAGGCAGGCTGGGTGATTAGATCAAACTTTTGGGCCAACCTCTGCCACAGCTACACAAAGATCCTCatgagaagggaaggaaaagctgaaacTTGAGCAAAATGGAGCCATGTCTGAGGTCACCATTTCCAAGAACCCACACTGCCATGGGGTCATTCATCCTTCAGTACCAACATACTTTCCCCAAGCCTCTcattctccagctcctcagttACTAACTGCATaaaacctttaatttttttgaagaatccctgtatttcagtgtgggTGGCTTTTCCTCTTTAATCCCAGCACTGAAGTTCGAGGCTGGTGCTCTTGGAAACACTCCCATAGAGACCCCAGCTGTTCTGCAATGATATCTCTTGAGCATCACACTTTTTAGGAGAATTCCTGCAGAAACATCATCCCTTGGGTCCAATAAATGTTCATCTTGGAATTTAGATCTCTAAGGACTTTCTTCCACTGTTACCTCTCTCAGTCTAGGAGTAAAATAGCAATTGCTTGATGCACTTTGGCAAGAATGAGACAGCATCTCTAAGCACCCCCTTAGGTGGAATCTAACATCTAGTTTGAACTCTCTTTTTCAGCCAAAAATCTGAACAAAACGTTACACACTCCGGGAATACTACTTCAACATATCCCAgttcagaagaaatgaaagcaaatgttttcCATAACCACCAAATAACCAAGTTTGTCCAGTTAGGACAAATTAATTCTAAATTTCCATTTACCCCCCTCTACTAAGCAGCACAACAGTAGCAAGCAGCCCTGCTCATGGGGTGAGCAGGTattgcagcaaaacaaaaagaaatcagagCACAATACTAAGtaagaaataattattaaaacTTTAATCTAGATGTGTCCACTCTTCATAATGCCAGCAGTTTTGTCCTCCAGCAATTGAGCACTTGGGCTATGTTTAGCTCTGCTCACTGCCAAAACTAGCCAGAGATGCTGATGATTCTGCAGCCAAGAGACCTGCACTGCCAgaagctggggcagcagctcacAGCAAGTCACTTGCCAGACAAATGGCTCCCCAAACAGGACTTCAGTTATAAAACAGCAAGATGGTTTAATACTCTAATATACACAAAGAATTACTTTTAAGTGTAGGCAAGATTTATATTTGTGGTCATCTAAACATCAACAAGGAAGGCCAGACCCGCGCTACACTGGCTTGAAGGAACCTCATTTAACACAATTCAAGCTAAATGTAGACTAAAATGCTAAAAAACAGACACTTGAAAATAGCACTTAGTGTAAAAACATTCGACAGCTCTGCCAGACGCACACATCTGTGTGGCCAGTCTTTATCAAAAACTCTTCTGCAGGAAAGGGCTTCAGCCCATTAGCCTGAGACAGTGAGCAGATTAGGAATTCTTATTTAGTTAGGTACACAATATCTGTATGCAATATCAAAACTTGGTTTAGTCTCTAGAGAAGATGGGGTCTATATACACAGCAAGGCCAGGAGGCACTGCTGAAATGCCATGGGCTCAGGTGGAGTTTAACTACTCAGTACAACAACGAAACCAAGCATAGGAGTTCAGACCAAGCAGTCATGGAAAAACAATTGCTCCCTCTCTCCTACCAAGGGAGGTGGAGAAGGATGGGATCTCCCAGCAGTTGTCAGTGGATGCTCATCAGCATCGGAATCTGTCTGAGAAGTTGGGAGACTTTGGCACAGTCAGCGGTTGATGACTGGACTTCACTTCTAGGCTGCGGTATTTGCGTATTGGGTTTGCCTTGTGAACctgtggaaaaataaatataagcaagggcaaaacaaagcaaatggCTGCAGTTACGATGAAGCTGAAATTTGCAGGTGAGCTGTGGATGAGGTGAAGGCGGGCATCTGCCTGAGACCACCACACAACCCTGGGCACTGGAGTGAGGTAGTGGGAAAATGCACAGCATCTGTTGGGGTTGTGGGTTTTACTAAGATCATTCTGCTTTGATAAGTACACATGTGCAGCTCCAAAACTCAGCACAGCTGCCTTCTTTGTTTGCATGGTTTTgtaggtttggtttttttaaaccagtTGTGAAGTTAGTGAGTCATCAATTTGCAAAAGGGAACCTTGAAAAGGCAGTTTTAGCACAGCTCAACTGTGGCATTAGCTCCATAAGGATATTCCCACATTCCTTTGGGTTACTTTATAGCCCTTGCTCAGAAACAGCTCACTTACCATTTCTTGTCTTAGCTTAGCAACTTCTTCTTTTTCACGCTGCTCTTGTTTCTGCCGGATCTGCTCCTCATACTTCTCCCTTAAGGCTTCTGCTTCTGCCAATCGCTTTTCAAATTCTTGCCGTtcttttgctcttctttctgTTGCCAGCTCAAAGCTTTCAGGAACTACAGAACCAGAAAGGCTCTCTAAGTTTAGAAATAGAGGAGATAACATTGGTTCAAAGACAGTCAGgtaaagcagagcagcactaATGTCAACGGAAGCCTCCCTTTGGAGAGCTTCCCCTTGGCAAGGGTGGTTAGGAGATACCTCCAGGcttcaggaaaagagaaaactttACTCCCAGACGTGAGCAGTATTAATGCAGACGTCACCCCATCATGGGTGTTCTCATGGGAGGGAGCAAGCACACAATTGTTAGTACAAACAAGTTTTTGGCTGGTTTTATGCTCTACAAATCTCAGCCTACCCAAGCAGTAGATGCCTTCATCTCACTAGAAACAGGAGGGAAAGAGTGACAGCGCTGCAGAAATGCCAGCTGTCTCTGCAGGGAGCTCCTCACATTCTCAGTACCCTTATCCTGAGCTGGCACACATCAATCATCTGCCAATTGCAGCAGAGCTTCTGAATACAGCTGCCATGCTGAAGCAGGACAGGGGGGTGGAGAGGAaatccccctgctcccaggggacacAAGCTGTTAGGCAATTAGTTGATTAAATGCAAGGCACTATTGGCTGTACTGATGAAGAAGAGGCAACAGCCAGAAAAAACATCACTTAATCGCCTCGGTTCTGAGCTATCAGCCAAGCCTGTGTAGCAAGTACTTGCACCTTTACCTGATAGCATCCTATGTTCCTTTTTGGGCACAAAAGGCTCCTGGTACACCACTGTGTTGGGACGAGCTTTAAAACATGCTGcctctttctgccttttcaagTCTTCTTCAAGCTGCAAAAGAAGAGAGTACATCAAGTGCCAGGCAGAAAGAGACCATCTCCCCCTGACCCAGACTCCAGCACTCCCTACACTGGAAAAGCCATGCTGACTCAGTCAAATAATTTCCATAGAAAACTATATTAAAGCCAAAATTTGGTGTTGCTTATTGCCTGACAGTTGCTTTGCTAAAAAATAGCCTGAAGAAAGTTTCATGTGTCCACTGCAGATGTGAGAAAAGCAGTATATTATTTATGTGTCGATAAATTCCTGGAGGTAGTCAGCAAAGAAattcagctgcacagagctgctgctcagaaaaagCCCCATAGCTGTTAATACAATTGTGGTAAATCCCATAATTTACCACtaagtaagaaaaataaaaacaaaccattGACCAATCCTTAACCCAATAGCACAAGTCTCATGCCAAGTACAGAAAAATTCCTTGCTCCAACTCAGCTACTGATTCACTTCAAGGAGGATAGTTTCTCTAGTCAACAACAACTCCAGTTGATTTAGGTCTGGTCATTCCCATTACCCTTTTCATCCTACCTGCtgtttccagctctggagcttgGCAGCTCCCCGTTCATCCACGTGCAGATGGAATGGTTCAGGCTGAGTTGGGGTTTTGACCTTCTTTTCTGGCAGTTTAACTTCGTCAAAGTAAGGCAGAGGCAATGCTTTGAACTTTGGCACCTGAAATAAAcaactcaaaatatttcttgtcCTTTCCTTGGAGGTTTAATAGACAACAGCAAATCCTATTACATTCTTTTTACTGAAGGAGTGGAATCTAAGGTAGCTTTTGATTCTTACCTCTTCCTTCTGCagttcttctatttttttttctttttgtatttgtcGCTCTCTGTCCCGGGCATCGAAAGAGAAGGGGCAAACTTCCACGTGCCTCTGCTCTGGCATTTTGGGTTTGAAGGGCACTCCATAATGTGGCATAGGATTAGCTTTGATCACAGCCACTTCCTCTTTTCCCTAAAGGGATATTAGCATTAGGATCTGATTTTTTACTTTTGTATAGGCTGCAATTCCTGCCAAGCAAAACTACAAAGAGCTTTGAATGAACTCCTTTGATaaggggcacagcagggtcacacAAACAGTGGACACTGCAAAAACTAGGAATCCAAGAAGTACCAATTTACTGGCACCCTGAACCACAGGCCCAATTCTTCCTTTTATGAAACCACTCTCAATTCTAGTTCTCATTCAAAGTAGACTATAATTATTTAATATCCTCTTGacaaggaggaaaggaagaaggatgTGAAGCTTTCAGAATCCTGCTCCCCACCTCAGGGAGAAGAAAGGTCATGTGTAATATCTGCCTTTAGACAGAATAGGGAAGGATGAGAAATCTAAGCAGTTCACCTTCCTCATTTATAGCAGCAAAACCTCAGAAACCTTCATCAGTGCCCTAgcattgaaattatttcatttttaatgagaattCAGTTTCTGTAAAAAGAGTAGCAATAACCAGATTGTCTGTGTAATTTACTCAAAACAAAGGTAACCACTGGAGGAACTGCTcacaggagggaaggaaggggctTTCAGCCCCAAAGCATCCCACCCACatccagaggcacagcaggcCCTGCAGTGAGAACTGGGCCTGACTCCAGCCCCATCACAACTGTtaccttttcctcctctctgccagACACATGGGTCCTGCTTCTCAAGGTAAAGGCTGGAGACTTGGGGACTGTAACAGGAAGTGCTTTCTTCTCTGGAACACCCTGTTCAGAAAAGCCAGTAAGGAGTTACCCAAGGCCAAGTGCCAAGAAAACGCCTCAGAGAAACAACCTGACAGCACAGGATGTACCTACTGGGGTTCTTACCTAATGACAGACACTGTTTACAGAGATCATTAAACACATAATGCAACATAGCTGCAAACATTTTGAAGCTCATTGCCACTAATCCCAAAGCCTGGGTGTTATTAAACTTACCACAACATCCTCCAGGATTTTTGTGGGACATGGCCTGGAATGGAATTCGAAGcgctcttcctcctgctgcttcttaCTCTCACGCTCCTGAATCCTTTTTTCTATTTCCAGCTGAAAGCCAATGGGTTGGGTGAGCTTCTTCACAGGGGGCTTCTTGGGCAGGAGTGGCCCACCCTCAAAGATTTTGTGATTGATTTCTCGTGCTTTGAATTTGTACCTATGCAGGAACAATGGAGACAATCACCAGTCATACATTGTACGTTAGTGTGCAGCTCTAGCTAGCAATTCTTCCTTTGCCTTCAAAACAGCAAGATTAATAAGGAAAATCTTATGGATTGTTTTCCTAGAAATCCAAACCTTTGCCTACAGGCAAGTTTTGAAGTGCATTCAGGCTGCATTGCTGTATTGGGTTTGCTTTACTCATCATAAGCTGTACTCAACCCTCAGCTCTCCTAAGTGCACATTCTTCAAAATGAATTGTTTATATTTCACTCCCATACAATCAGAGCTGAAGAATTCTGAACAACCTAAAGGAATCTCAATGGTGTATGCTACTCATTCTTTCACACATAAAGGGCATTCCAGAGAAGCGACATTTTGGtacctgaaaaatatttccagtgtgGTACAATCATCCCCTGGAGGACTAGAGTAAGCCCTTACTTACTGTTGAATTTTCTCTACTTCCTCTGCTTctaactctgcagcagttttgcaGGTGACAGGTCTCAAGCGATGCTTTGTTCGCAGCACTGGTGTTTTGGGATGCGTGGGCTGAGCCTTCACAGGCTTTTTTGAAACTGAGCCTACAAATTCAAGTCACAGAGACCAGAAGTTAATGGCAAGGCCTGCAACAATCACAGGCCATTTGCTCAGAATAGTCAAAGCATCTCTTGCTCTACCACCAATGTGTGTGGACAAAGACAGGACAACTCACCTTCCTCAGATTTCCTGCTCCTCAAATGGTAACGAGGGGGTGTGCGTTTTTGGAATGCTTCTACCTGCTCAGCAAAGGACACGTATTCTGTTGTGGCTTCttcaagttttcttttgtttccctgGGACAGATTGAAAGGTTTGGGGACAGTGTGTCCCTTTGGCATTCGCACCTGGAGACAGAAAACCACAGTCAGTATGGCCAGGAGGTTGTGATGACATTTACTTTCCCCACTGACGCACAGTATTTGTCCCTTCCTCTCACTGCAAAGAAGATAACACCTCACATTAAGCACAAGTGTTAACAGTCTGAAAATGCACAAGTTATACTGGGAAACTGTATCAAGCACATTAAAGCACAAAGTGGAATGACTGGAAGATCTGACATTAAAGGGCTCCTTTTTCCACAAGGTTTCTTTGGAGTCTTGTGGCAACACAGACACACGGGAAGTCTACAGTCACATTTGCACAACATCTGCCTCTGGTGGTAACCTCTCTGTGGGTATCAGCCCAAACATTGcacaaggagcagggagatgaTAGCAAGAATCAGTGAGCTGAGTTCTGGCAACACTCTTGCTCTCACCGGAGATGGGGGATGCTTCCTCAGGACTGCTGCAAAATCTAGCTCCTTGTACTCGTTCACAGGCTGGCTTTCTACATTCTGTTTAATTCTATTCTCCGTGCAGAAGTGGAAATTAATTGGCTTTGTTACTTGACCAACAGGTTTCTTCATGGGTTGTCCTAGAGAAAAAGAACATGTAAGGACTGGAAGACTTTTGCTGTGGGGTACAAtttgtggaaataaaaaaaaagcatttaatttctaACAACTAGGTAAATTTTTAGAGAACTCATCTTTAACATTTCAAAACATGACataacccaaacccacctgttTCCAGGCAGTTTAGGGGCTGATCTACATTGAATGGCTCCTAGTATTTATTGCAAAGTCGGAAATGCCTGTTTTCAAAGGTGCTTGCACAGCTCCGTGCAGCACTCTCCAGCTGAGCCCAATGCAGCTATATTCAGCAATTTAGGCAGAGCCCACCTGCTCCAGCAATAGCTGCTTTCAGAGACTCCTCGTTCTTCTTCCGCAGCTCCATAACCTCCTGCTGCAACTGCTGCATCTtttccacctcctgctcctctgtaCTCTTTGGCTTGCTAGAAGGTTTGGTCCTCCTGCATAAGTACATTAAAAACTAAGATATGCCTTTCTGCTTCCGTGGTTATTAGCATGAAGCTTGTGCAAGGAACATGCTTATGCCCAGCCTCGCTGCAGGAGCATCACCGGTTATAAAAACCTTCTCTTTAGAGGAGATctgcttgggttttgtttgctcaAGAAATCTCACAGCTAGCTGCTATTCTGCAGACCCACTTGCTGTGTGCATTCTTGATCCATTAGAAAGAACAACTTTTTCCtcaagagaaaagcaaaagcttttcTGTGCAGAGGTTCAGCTGGTGAAGTACATTTCATCCTAATATTGTTGCCTTGACCCAGTGTTTACTAAATGTGATACCATCACATGCTAAGTTGAAGCTGAAAACACACAGCCAGGACTGTCACCTAAATCAACTGTGATTAGCACACAAGTCACAAGAAAGCCACGTACTTCAACATTGTTGGCGTGGAGGGCATGGTCTGtttgcttttccctctccctggaGAGAGGTCAGGATCCTGCAGGGGTTCTTTCTTTGTGGACGTTTCTGTCACCTTCTCTCTGCTACCAGAACTAAGAGAAAAAGTTGTTAGGGCAAACCCCTTGAATTAACTGTATTCTAAATAAGTTACCACTTGCAGGTCTCTCCACCATGCATAACATCCCAACACCTGGTGAGGTCTAAGGTATGCCAGGCTAGCCTTACCTCAC from Haemorhous mexicanus isolate bHaeMex1 chromosome 18, bHaeMex1.pri, whole genome shotgun sequence harbors:
- the TPX2 gene encoding targeting protein for Xklp2 isoform X2 translates to MSKPESRYSFDVPNICIDFATLNEDDMHNADSWFDEKANLENVPPAENLAEVSHRSPAFSKPDVILSSVPLQEVAMSESDGEAECAQGNTVPQNIVGSLATWRAGAPAEAPQRPGRRLATKQGKTQQRKQPGRIKAERIANALDNKEDVPPLKKMRLSGSREKVTETSTKKEPLQDPDLSPGRGKSKQTMPSTPTMLKRTKPSSKPKSTEEQEVEKMQQLQQEVMELRKKNEESLKAAIAGAGQPMKKPVGQVTKPINFHFCTENRIKQNVESQPVNEYKELDFAAVLRKHPPSPVRMPKGHTVPKPFNLSQGNKRKLEEATTEYVSFAEQVEAFQKRTPPRYHLRSRKSEEGSVSKKPVKAQPTHPKTPVLRTKHRLRPVTCKTAAELEAEEVEKIQQYKFKAREINHKIFEGGPLLPKKPPVKKLTQPIGFQLEIEKRIQERESKKQQEEERFEFHSRPCPTKILEDVVGVPEKKALPVTVPKSPAFTLRSRTHVSGREEEKGKEEVAVIKANPMPHYGVPFKPKMPEQRHVEVCPFSFDARDRERQIQKEKKIEELQKEEVPKFKALPLPYFDEVKLPEKKVKTPTQPEPFHLHVDERGAAKLQSWKQQLEEDLKRQKEAACFKARPNTVVYQEPFVPKKEHRMLSVPESFELATERRAKERQEFEKRLAEAEALREKYEEQIRQKQEQREKEEVAKLRQEMVHKANPIRKYRSLEVKSSHQPLTVPKSPNFSDRFRC
- the TPX2 gene encoding targeting protein for Xklp2 isoform X1; this translates as MSKPESRYSFDVPNICIDFATLNEDDMHNADSWFDEKANLENVPPAENLAEVSHRSPAFSKPDVILSSVPLQEVAMSESDGEAECAQGNTVPQNIVGSLATWRAGAPAEAPQRPGRRLATKQGKTQQRKQPGRIKAERIANALDNKEDVPPLKKMRLSGSREKVTETSTKKEPLQDPDLSPGRGKSKQTMPSTPTMLKRTKPSSKPKSTEEQEVEKMQQLQQEVMELRKKNEESLKAAIAGAGQPMKKPVGQVTKPINFHFCTENRIKQNVESQPVNEYKELDFAAVLRKHPPSPVRMPKGHTVPKPFNLSQGNKRKLEEATTEYVSFAEQVEAFQKRTPPRYHLRSRKSEEGSVSKKPVKAQPTHPKTPVLRTKHRLRPVTCKTAAELEAEEVEKIQQYKFKAREINHKIFEGGPLLPKKPPVKKLTQPIGFQLEIEKRIQERESKKQQEEERFEFHSRPCPTKILEDVVGVPEKKALPVTVPKSPAFTLRSRTHVSGREEEKGKEEVAVIKANPMPHYGVPFKPKMPEQRHVEVCPFSFDARDRERQIQKEKKIEELQKEEVPKFKALPLPYFDEVKLPEKKVKTPTQPEPFHLHVDERGAAKLQSWKQQLEEDLKRQKEAACFKARPNTVVYQEPFVPKKEHRMLSESLSGSVVPESFELATERRAKERQEFEKRLAEAEALREKYEEQIRQKQEQREKEEVAKLRQEMVHKANPIRKYRSLEVKSSHQPLTVPKSPNFSDRFRC